A single window of Periophthalmus magnuspinnatus isolate fPerMag1 chromosome 9, fPerMag1.2.pri, whole genome shotgun sequence DNA harbors:
- the snap29 gene encoding synaptosomal-associated protein 29, whose amino-acid sequence MAFPNSHNPFADDDEEEDFRPKKNRGFDEDDFGDSSLSEAERRQKYLEQEVMHTAKSAVDSSYRSLGLIYESEKMGIETAEELMRQGEALKRTDKMLDNMDQDLKTSQRHINSIKSVWGGLVNYFKGKPETKPLPEEPKPYQASDRLQNALSNSRGHEDKYQASHPNLRKLDTGGFGASSSTDDSSYGQNGYPKNKVLKEAHQTLDNNLDEMAVGLKRLKGLGLGLQSEIDDQDASINSLLNKVDNMDLKINNTNQQMKRLK is encoded by the exons ATGGCTTTCCCAAATTCCCACAACCCATTtgctgatgatgatgaagaagaagatttCAGGCCTAAAAAAAACAGAGGATTTGATGAGGATGACTTTGGTGACAGCAGTTTAAGTGAAGCAGAGAGAAGACAAAAGTACTTAGAGCAAGAAGTGATGCATACTGCTAAGTCTGCAGTGGACAGTAGCTACCGTTCTCTTGGTCTCATCTATGAGTCAGAGAAGATGGGCATTGAGACGGCAGAG GAACTCATGCGTCAAGGAGAAGCTCTGAAGAGGACGGACAAGATGCTGGACAACATGGATCAGGACCTAAAGACGAGTCAGAGGCACATCAACAGTATCAAGAGTGTGTGGGGTGGATTAGTGAATTATTTTAAAGGAAAACCTGAGACAAAGCCACTTCCTGAGGAGCCCAAACCTTACCAGGCCAGTGACAG ATTGCAGAATGCCTTATCTAATAGTAGAGGCCATGAAGATAAGTACCAAGCTAGCCACCCCAATCTGAGAAAGCTTGATACTGGAG GGTTTGGCGCTTCTTCATCCACAGATGACAGCTCATATGGACAAAATGGTTACCCTAAAAACAAAGTACTAAAAGAGGCACACCAAACCCTGGACAACAACCTAG ATGAAATGGCAGTTGGTCTTAAAAGACTGAAAGGTCTTGGACTGGGTCTGCAGTCTGAAATTGATGATCAAGATGCCTCCATTAATTCTCTCTTAAATAAGGTTGACAACATGGATCTAAAGATTAATAACACAAACCAACAGATGAAAAGacttaaataa
- the si:dkey-178e17.3 gene encoding somatomedin-B and thrombospondin type-1 domain-containing protein isoform X2: protein MGARGWSSARLGVVLVGYVLSGMMLPAAEAGCRDRNSPTCCTGRNNECFEYTKRKTVCYCDAYCQKTRDCCEDYQQVCQISALDCEVGPWGSWSPCTSPCGIGSTERSRQVSVPPRNGGMPCPDLKQRRGCYGNNAVCSSAKEVAKILPDSYKRNFKDPWRRPHMLMKEEKASYCVYLRVKQASVACKLKLWSAQLVRDRLVCAECQSDAMSKSDRCGGDGLEGSRTFWVAASVSGCHGSWVRESSSKGCHCPPYSVLFV, encoded by the exons ATGGGAGCGCGCGGATGGAGCTCGGCGCGCCTCGGCGTTGTACTTGTCGGATATGTTTTGTCCGGGATGATGCTTCCCGCGGCGGAGGCTGGCTGCAGGGACAGGAACAGTCCAACTTGCTGCACCGGGAGGAATAATGAGTGCTTTGAATACACGAAAAGAAAAACAGTGTGTTACTGCGATGCCTACTGTCAGAAAACAAGAGACTGCTGCGAGGATTACCAGCAAGTGTGCCAGATATCCG CCCTTGACTGTGAGGTGGGCCCATGGGGGTCTTGGTCTCCGTGCACATCCCCCTGTGGCATTGGCAGCACAGAAAGGAGTCGACAAGTGTCCGTCCCACCCAGAAACGGAGGAATGCCCTGTCCAGACCTGAAGCAGCGGCGTGGGTGCTATGGAAACAACGCCGTCTGCAGCTCAGCCAAAG AAGTGGCAAAGATCCTGCCTGATTCTTACAAGAGGAACTTCAAGGACCCATGGAGACGGCCACACATGCTCATGAAGGAGGAGAAGGCCAG TTACTGTGTGTACCTGAGAGTGAAGCAGGCCAGCGTCGCATGTAAACTGAAGCTGTGGAGCGCTCAGCTGGTGAGGGACCGGCTCGTCTGTGCAGAGTGTCAGAGCGACGCCATGTCCAAGTCAGACCGCTGCGGAGGGGACGGTTTGGAGGGGTCCAg GACCTTCTGGGTGGCAGCCTCCGTCTCTGGCTGTCACGGCTCCTGGGTGAGAGAGTCTTCGTCCAAGGGCTGTCACTGTCCACCTTACTCCGTGCTCTTCGTGTGA
- the si:dkey-178e17.3 gene encoding somatomedin-B and thrombospondin type-1 domain-containing protein isoform X1 — protein MGARGWSSARLGVVLVGYVLSGMMLPAAEAGCRDRNSPTCCTGRNNECFEYTKRKTVCYCDAYCQKTRDCCEDYQQVCQISAALDCEVGPWGSWSPCTSPCGIGSTERSRQVSVPPRNGGMPCPDLKQRRGCYGNNAVCSSAKEVAKILPDSYKRNFKDPWRRPHMLMKEEKASYCVYLRVKQASVACKLKLWSAQLVRDRLVCAECQSDAMSKSDRCGGDGLEGSRTFWVAASVSGCHGSWVRESSSKGCHCPPYSVLFV, from the exons ATGGGAGCGCGCGGATGGAGCTCGGCGCGCCTCGGCGTTGTACTTGTCGGATATGTTTTGTCCGGGATGATGCTTCCCGCGGCGGAGGCTGGCTGCAGGGACAGGAACAGTCCAACTTGCTGCACCGGGAGGAATAATGAGTGCTTTGAATACACGAAAAGAAAAACAGTGTGTTACTGCGATGCCTACTGTCAGAAAACAAGAGACTGCTGCGAGGATTACCAGCAAGTGTGCCAGATATCCG CAGCCCTTGACTGTGAGGTGGGCCCATGGGGGTCTTGGTCTCCGTGCACATCCCCCTGTGGCATTGGCAGCACAGAAAGGAGTCGACAAGTGTCCGTCCCACCCAGAAACGGAGGAATGCCCTGTCCAGACCTGAAGCAGCGGCGTGGGTGCTATGGAAACAACGCCGTCTGCAGCTCAGCCAAAG AAGTGGCAAAGATCCTGCCTGATTCTTACAAGAGGAACTTCAAGGACCCATGGAGACGGCCACACATGCTCATGAAGGAGGAGAAGGCCAG TTACTGTGTGTACCTGAGAGTGAAGCAGGCCAGCGTCGCATGTAAACTGAAGCTGTGGAGCGCTCAGCTGGTGAGGGACCGGCTCGTCTGTGCAGAGTGTCAGAGCGACGCCATGTCCAAGTCAGACCGCTGCGGAGGGGACGGTTTGGAGGGGTCCAg GACCTTCTGGGTGGCAGCCTCCGTCTCTGGCTGTCACGGCTCCTGGGTGAGAGAGTCTTCGTCCAAGGGCTGTCACTGTCCACCTTACTCCGTGCTCTTCGTGTGA